In one window of Arachis ipaensis cultivar K30076 chromosome B06, Araip1.1, whole genome shotgun sequence DNA:
- the LOC107604811 gene encoding E3 ubiquitin-protein ligase PRT1, translating to MEANAAIKESEQHDDEISDSFVCCVCLELLHKPIVLACGHLSCFWCVHKSMDVIRESHCPICRQSYYHFPTICQMLHFLLLKLYPDAYKRRLHQVLEEEKELGYFSPQFDDDICGSQAKIDNPESSHSSATKDPSSNSSNLETCECKEQSGSSNHEEKEGAIIYEDTSNRTPEVMGTTSIAGKKVPENDKHNQQQKITIADVTCTKCKQLLFHPIVLNCGHVFCEVCMMNIDDQVLKCQICQSLHPRGFPKVCLALDHFLKEQFPEEYAKRRDAAQFSQVKVKPKISSCSSGNGEAELSGLPSRIHIGVGCDFCGMYPIIGERYKCIDCKEEIGFDLCGDCHKTHSKLPGRFNQQHTPEHRFESVQGFRSVGGWYAHESLEISGHVSEDPSSPNEVDEDFRTYIQRSSLPDEFDEDNQNEHREPL from the exons ATGGAAGCCAACGCAGCCATTAAAGAAAGCGAGCAACATGATGACGAAATCTCTGATTCCTTTGTTTGCTGTGTTTGCCT AGAACTGTTGCACAAGCCCATTGTACTAG CGTGTGGTCATCTATCTTGTTTCTGGTGCGTCCATAAATCAATGGATGTTATACGTGAGTCTCATTGTCCGATTTGTAGACAATCATACTATCACTTTCCAACAATCTGTCAAATGCTTCACTTTTTGCTTCTTAAGCTGTATCCTGATGCTTACAAGAGGAGGTTACATCAGGTGCTTG AGGAAGAAAAGGAATTGGGATATTTCTCCCCTCAATTTGATGATGATATATGTGGATCACAAGCTAAAATTGATAATCCTGAGAGTTCACATTCTAGCGCTACTAAAGATCCCTCATCCAACTCAAGCAACTTGGAAACTTGTGAATGTAAGGAACAATCAGGCTCTTCAAATCATGAAGAAAAAGAAGGTGCCATCATTTATGAAGACACATCCAATAGAACGCCTGAGGTTATGGGAACAACTTCCATTGCAGGAAAAAAAGTACCCGAGAATGACAAGCACAATCAGCAACAGAAAATAACAATTGCAGATGTGACTTGTACAAAGTGCAAGCAATTGCTCTTTCATCCTATTGTTCTTAATTGTGGTCATG TATTCTGTGAAGTTTGCATGATGAACATAGACGATCAGGTGCTTAAATGCCAAATTTGTCAAAGTTTGCATCCAAGAGGATTTCCAAAAGTTTGCTTGGCCCTTGATCACTTTTTGAAGGAACAATTTCCAGAAGAATATGCAAAGCGAAGAGATGCTGCTCAATTTAGCCAAGTCAAAGTCAAACCTAAGATCTCATCTT GTTCATCAGGAAATGGTGAAGCAGAATTGTCTGGTCTTCCATCAAGAATTCACATAGGAGTTGGATGTGATTTTTGTGGG ATGTATCCGATAATTGGGGAGAGATACAAATGCATTGACTGTAAGGAAGAAATTGGTTTTGATCTTTGCGGTGATTGCCATAAAACGCATTCAAAGCTTCCAGGCCGATTCAATCAGCAGCACACACCTGAGCACAGGTTTGAGTCTGTACAAGGTTTTAGATCAGTTGGGGGGTGGTATGCACACGAGTCTCTGGAAATTTCAGGACATGTATCCGAAGATCCCAGTTCACCCAACGAAGTTGATGAAGATTTCCGAACATATATCCAAAGATCCAGTCTGCCCGACGAATTTGATGAAGATAACCAGAACGAACACAGAGAGCCCCtctga